Proteins from one Dysgonomonadaceae bacterium PH5-43 genomic window:
- a CDS encoding hypothetical protein (product_source=Hypo-rule applied; pfam=PF12988; superfamily=63748), producing the protein MPVQKKIVQGESAEIRCQLVKEGDYDQAKFFIRYFQTDGKGELRLDDGRVLLPNDLYPLKKETFRLYYTSHCTDQQVIDAYIEDNFGQVAQKNFSWQNDKGEEEDTEDEE; encoded by the coding sequence ATGCCCGTCCAGAAAAAAATCGTTCAGGGCGAAAGTGCGGAAATTCGCTGCCAACTGGTAAAAGAAGGCGACTACGACCAAGCAAAATTCTTCATCAGGTATTTCCAAACAGACGGAAAAGGAGAACTACGATTGGATGACGGGCGTGTATTATTGCCTAACGACCTCTATCCTTTGAAAAAGGAAACGTTCAGGCTTTATTATACTTCTCATTGTACCGACCAACAGGTGATTGATGCGTATATCGAAGATAATTTCGGTCAGGTGGCACAAAAGAACTTCAGTTGGCAGAATGACAAAGGAGAGGAAGAAGATACAGAAGACGAGGAATAA
- a CDS encoding murein DD-endopeptidase MepM/ murein hydrolase activator NlpD (product_source=COG0739; cath_funfam=2.70.70.10; cog=COG0739; pfam=PF01551; superfamily=51261) encodes MKYIITFFIALLHLTAWGQPNRKSEIAKCTEQAYSVKEFQRIADSMQMTIEELSDYPVIFPIKKPLRISSGFGMRYHPIYKVRKFHTGIDIPKTKGTPVYATGNGIVVRKGYCSGYGNYIEIQHAGDFRSFYAHLSKTVVNIGDSVNIATQIACVGNTGVATGSHLHYEVRKGNRYLNPTGWCYCLIEIWSKQIINEKTA; translated from the coding sequence ATGAAATATATAATAACGTTCTTCATTGCGCTGCTTCATCTAACTGCATGGGGACAGCCAAACAGAAAATCGGAAATAGCAAAATGTACGGAACAGGCTTATTCTGTAAAAGAATTTCAGCGCATAGCCGATTCCATGCAAATGACTATCGAAGAGCTATCCGATTATCCTGTAATTTTTCCGATTAAGAAGCCGTTACGAATTTCATCAGGCTTCGGAATGCGTTATCATCCTATCTATAAAGTACGGAAATTCCATACAGGAATTGACATACCCAAAACGAAAGGCACTCCCGTATATGCCACCGGTAACGGAATAGTAGTTCGTAAGGGGTATTGTTCGGGATATGGGAACTATATAGAGATTCAGCACGCAGGGGATTTCCGTTCATTTTACGCACACCTGAGCAAGACAGTAGTAAATATCGGGGATTCGGTAAATATCGCTACACAAATTGCTTGTGTGGGAAACACGGGAGTAGCCACTGGTAGCCATTTACATTATGAAGTAAGGAAAGGCAATCGCTACTTGAATCCAACCGGATGGTGCTACTGCCTGATTGAAATATGGAGCAAACAAATTATAAACGAAAAAACAGCATGA
- a CDS encoding putative membrane protein YdbT with pleckstrin-like domain (product_source=COG3428; cog=COG3428; pfam=PF03703; transmembrane_helix_parts=Outside_1_19,TMhelix_20_40,Inside_41_44,TMhelix_45_67,Outside_68_110,TMhelix_111_133,Inside_134_152): MKFLTTYLQPGEEIMYRARIHIFLFLQPAILLAIGFMCYFDEMKITHYLGITLLFLGLVSLVQRVLVKVGSVYAVTNKRVIIKTGVISRRTVELVLAKCEGIQVVQGLAGRIFGYGSIVVTTGGATNCYYYVANPFRFKRAINEPISLYRCK, from the coding sequence ATGAAATTTCTTACCACATATTTACAGCCCGGAGAGGAAATAATGTATAGGGCACGGATACATATATTCTTGTTCCTGCAACCTGCCATACTATTGGCTATCGGGTTTATGTGTTATTTTGATGAAATGAAAATAACGCATTATTTAGGAATCACACTTCTGTTCTTAGGATTGGTTTCCCTCGTACAACGTGTGTTAGTGAAAGTTGGTTCAGTCTATGCCGTAACCAACAAACGAGTTATTATTAAAACGGGAGTAATAAGTCGTAGGACAGTTGAACTGGTACTTGCCAAATGTGAGGGTATTCAGGTGGTACAAGGTCTTGCTGGTCGTATCTTTGGGTATGGCTCTATTGTGGTTACTACTGGAGGTGCTACTAACTGCTACTATTATGTTGCCAATCCGTTCCGGTTTAAGAGGGCGATAAATGAGCCGATT